One window from the genome of bacterium encodes:
- a CDS encoding ABC transporter substrate-binding protein has translation MRLRGRWILAGIVVLLIAGLVIIPAQTMRVALSAAEPIKTGWVGPLSPPGGYAEGALMKDAAQIATDEINAKGGVLGRPLSISFQDTRGQPEEGTAAAQRLISQEHVVGITGEFHSSVFLAEMEEAHNAGIPIIAVDVWALKITAKGYPEVFRVAPNQALIASKYGDWIAAAGFKNVAVIYEKTDGGTSARDVLLPTLDKHHVHYDVVGADLNATEFTAQIERFKSHTPPYDFFMSIYSEAGAYPMISQAYSLGFAPSAHTGVANTGGPAVDPTFWKNVGDAGKYLVTEIVGLPKTAWNAKTKAFVAAFQKRFNEAPSPQAIENYDAQWILADAIKRAKSTDGKAIIAALEKTHWVGGRGLYTFSTSHTPDWAYHQFMGAPVELVQYDKAGQAPEDAPIIWPRSVANVKYMYMKPMK, from the coding sequence ATGCGTTTGAGAGGACGATGGATCCTCGCGGGGATCGTGGTGCTGCTGATCGCGGGGCTGGTGATCATTCCGGCCCAGACCATGCGGGTCGCGCTGTCTGCGGCGGAGCCGATCAAGACCGGCTGGGTTGGCCCCCTGTCGCCGCCGGGCGGGTACGCGGAAGGGGCGCTGATGAAGGATGCCGCCCAGATTGCGACCGACGAGATCAACGCTAAGGGCGGCGTGCTCGGCCGGCCGCTCAGCATCAGCTTTCAGGATACCCGTGGTCAGCCGGAAGAGGGAACGGCGGCCGCGCAGCGGCTGATCTCCCAGGAGCACGTGGTCGGCATCACCGGCGAGTTTCATAGCTCGGTGTTCCTCGCCGAGATGGAAGAGGCCCACAACGCCGGCATCCCGATCATCGCCGTGGACGTGTGGGCGCTGAAGATTACCGCCAAGGGATACCCGGAGGTCTTCCGGGTCGCCCCCAACCAGGCGCTGATCGCGTCCAAGTACGGCGACTGGATTGCGGCGGCCGGGTTCAAGAACGTGGCGGTCATCTACGAGAAGACGGACGGCGGGACGAGCGCCCGGGACGTCCTGCTGCCGACCCTGGACAAGCACCACGTCCACTACGATGTCGTCGGCGCCGATCTGAACGCGACGGAGTTCACCGCGCAGATCGAGCGGTTCAAGAGCCACACGCCGCCGTACGACTTCTTCATGAGCATCTACAGCGAAGCCGGCGCGTACCCGATGATCAGCCAGGCGTACAGCCTGGGGTTCGCGCCCTCGGCCCACACCGGCGTCGCCAACACGGGAGGCCCCGCGGTCGACCCCACGTTTTGGAAGAACGTGGGGGACGCCGGGAAATACCTGGTGACCGAGATCGTGGGCCTGCCCAAGACCGCGTGGAACGCCAAGACCAAGGCGTTCGTCGCGGCGTTCCAGAAGCGCTTCAACGAGGCCCCGTCGCCGCAGGCGATCGAGAACTACGACGCCCAGTGGATCCTGGCCGACGCGATCAAGCGCGCCAAGTCCACCGACGGGAAGGCGATCATCGCCGCGCTTGAGAAGACGCATTGGGTCGGCGGCCGCGGCCTGTACACGTTCTCGACCAGCCATACCCCCGACTGGGCGTACCACCAGTTCATGGGCGCACCGGTCGAGCTCGTGCAGTACGATAAGGCCGGCCAGGCGCCCGAGGATGCCCCGATTATCTGGCCGCGGAGCGTTGCCAACGTGAAATACATGTACATGAAGCCGATGAAGTGA
- a CDS encoding aspartate aminotransferase family protein, translating to MSDVSRLRSEGDLNISRRRTEWQAAALDAETRALLEADARYFLHQSLSTPCLNGIRACEGAWIEDLQGRRYLDFHGNYVHQVGFANPAVIAAIKAQLDALTFCTRRYTNETAVALARKLTDLAPGDLKKVLFCPGGTGAIGIALKLARAATGRYKTISMWDAFHGASLDAISVGGEEIFRSGVGPLLPGTEHVPPPDPYRCAWDCHRRGGCDLKCADYIAYVLEKEGDVAAVIAETVRSTPVIPHPDFWRTVRRACDRHGALLILDEIPTALGRTGTMFACEHFGVVPDMLVIGKGLGGGILPLAAVIARAGLDVAGDRALGHYTHEKNPVACAAALATLEYIETHGLLAHARTLGRTALDRLRAMKAVHPLIGDVRGLGLLLGVELVTDHSHAPQARATEQAEAVMYTALSRGLSFKLTMGNIITLVPPLSITPQELDRALTILDDSLTEVERTTV from the coding sequence ATGAGCGATGTCTCGCGTCTGCGATCTGAAGGCGATCTCAACATCTCACGCCGGCGTACCGAGTGGCAAGCGGCGGCGCTCGATGCCGAGACGCGAGCGCTGCTGGAGGCAGACGCGCGCTACTTTCTCCATCAGTCGCTCTCCACCCCCTGCCTCAACGGGATCCGCGCATGCGAGGGGGCGTGGATCGAGGACCTGCAGGGACGGCGCTATCTGGACTTTCACGGGAACTACGTGCACCAGGTCGGGTTTGCCAATCCGGCCGTCATCGCCGCGATCAAGGCACAGCTCGACGCCCTCACCTTCTGCACCCGCCGCTACACCAACGAGACGGCCGTCGCGCTGGCCAGGAAGCTCACCGACCTCGCGCCCGGCGACCTCAAGAAGGTCTTGTTCTGCCCGGGGGGGACGGGAGCGATCGGCATCGCCCTGAAGCTCGCGCGCGCCGCGACCGGCCGCTACAAGACGATTTCGATGTGGGATGCCTTCCACGGCGCATCGCTTGATGCCATCTCCGTGGGGGGGGAAGAGATTTTCCGGAGCGGCGTTGGCCCCCTCCTCCCCGGCACCGAGCACGTCCCGCCGCCCGATCCGTATCGCTGCGCGTGGGACTGCCATCGCCGCGGCGGCTGCGATCTCAAGTGCGCGGACTACATCGCGTACGTGCTGGAGAAGGAAGGCGATGTGGCGGCGGTGATCGCGGAGACCGTCCGCAGCACCCCCGTCATCCCCCATCCGGACTTCTGGCGAACCGTGCGCCGGGCCTGCGATCGGCACGGGGCGCTGCTCATCCTCGACGAGATCCCCACCGCCCTGGGGCGGACGGGGACGATGTTCGCCTGCGAACACTTCGGCGTCGTTCCGGACATGCTGGTGATCGGCAAGGGCCTGGGCGGAGGGATCCTGCCGCTCGCCGCGGTGATCGCGCGGGCAGGCCTCGACGTCGCGGGCGATCGAGCGTTGGGTCACTACACGCACGAGAAAAACCCCGTCGCCTGCGCCGCGGCCCTGGCCACGCTGGAGTACATCGAGACCCACGGGCTTCTGGCGCACGCGCGCACGCTGGGGCGCACCGCACTCGACCGGCTGCGGGCCATGAAGGCGGTGCACCCGCTGATCGGGGACGTCCGCGGTCTGGGCCTGCTCCTCGGCGTCGAATTGGTCACGGATCACTCCCATGCTCCCCAGGCGCGGGCAACGGAGCAGGCGGAGGCGGTGATGTACACGGCCCTGTCCCGCGGGCTAAGCTTCAAGCTCACGATGGGCAATATCATCACGCTCGTTCCCCCGCTGAGCATCACCCCACAAGAACTGGATCGGGCCCTGACCATCCTGGACGACAGCCTCACCGAGGTCGAGCGGACGACGGTCTAG
- a CDS encoding ABC transporter ATP-binding protein, with product METVADGTSACLTGRGLVAGYLPGINILRGVSVDAVRGQVRCVLGPNGTGKSTLLKALYGFLPLSDGEVLLQGRSTRGIMPHEMGRHGVAYLPQRPSIFPHLGVEVNLRLGAWRYKGQREHVADLVQRAFDRFPVLREKRRQAAGTLSGGQQRQLEIARSLMLDPMVFLIDEPTAGIEPRVAALIYDLIKEIAHQDKAILLVDQNIKRALDIADYVYVMRTGTILSEGSREAFGGDTEALVARWLYASGNV from the coding sequence GTGGAGACCGTCGCGGACGGGACGTCCGCCTGCCTGACCGGCCGAGGGTTGGTGGCGGGGTATCTCCCCGGCATCAACATCCTGCGGGGGGTGTCGGTGGATGCCGTGCGCGGACAGGTTCGGTGCGTGCTGGGGCCCAACGGTACGGGGAAATCGACGTTGCTGAAGGCGCTGTACGGGTTCCTCCCCCTCTCCGACGGCGAGGTTCTTCTGCAGGGCCGGTCTACGCGCGGGATCATGCCGCACGAGATGGGACGGCACGGCGTCGCCTATCTGCCGCAGCGGCCCAGCATCTTTCCGCACCTGGGGGTTGAAGTCAACCTCCGCCTGGGCGCCTGGCGGTACAAGGGTCAGCGGGAGCACGTCGCTGATCTCGTGCAGCGCGCGTTCGATCGGTTCCCCGTCCTGCGGGAGAAGCGGCGGCAGGCTGCGGGGACGCTCAGCGGCGGCCAGCAGCGGCAGTTGGAGATCGCCCGCAGCCTGATGCTCGATCCGATGGTGTTTCTGATCGACGAGCCGACGGCAGGGATCGAGCCGCGCGTGGCCGCGCTGATTTACGATCTGATCAAAGAGATCGCGCATCAGGACAAAGCCATCCTGCTGGTCGATCAGAACATCAAGCGGGCGCTGGACATCGCCGATTACGTCTACGTGATGCGCACCGGGACGATCCTGTCGGAGGGATCGCGGGAGGCGTTCGGCGGGGACACCGAAGCCCTGGTGGCCCGCTGGCTGTACGCGAGTGGGAACGTCTAG
- a CDS encoding alkaline phosphatase family protein, producing MGLRHVTGGRTPLVGWLLIAVLWGTAASPMPAPSSGIPIRHVIIILKENHTFDNYFGQFPGADGARTIGIGGAGHAPPRAEDRTGDISHSFSAARRAYDGGRMDGFLPGSFAQYREGDIPEYWAYARAFVLFDRYFTSVRGPSTPNHLFLVAADAGGGISNPRGVPYDEPACAAKGADITVLTPGGQTRRAAPCFDIPTVPNLLANAGVSWKGYGYWAMGALSRIYRDPALRQRMVGEERFVADVRAGTLPAVSWVWGARSEHPPQSVCDGAQWTAAQVNAVMTSVYWPSSLIIITWDDWGGWYDHVPPPTVDQFGLGFRVPTLVISAYARKGFVSHRQTEHASVPKTLEVLFHLPPLTDRDRRANDLLDGLDLAQPPRAPVVVAKRPCP from the coding sequence ATGGGCTTGCGGCATGTCACCGGCGGGCGTACGCCGCTGGTCGGTTGGCTGTTGATCGCGGTGCTTTGGGGGACGGCCGCGAGTCCGATGCCCGCACCGTCGTCGGGGATCCCAATCCGCCACGTGATCATCATCCTGAAGGAGAACCACACGTTCGACAACTACTTCGGCCAGTTTCCCGGCGCCGACGGAGCGCGGACGATCGGGATCGGGGGCGCCGGGCATGCGCCGCCTCGGGCCGAGGACCGGACCGGCGATATCAGCCATTCGTTCTCCGCGGCCCGACGGGCCTATGACGGGGGTCGGATGGACGGATTTCTTCCGGGCTCGTTTGCGCAGTATCGCGAGGGCGACATCCCGGAGTATTGGGCCTACGCGCGAGCGTTCGTGCTCTTCGATCGCTATTTCACCTCGGTGCGGGGACCCAGTACCCCCAACCACCTGTTCCTGGTCGCGGCGGACGCCGGCGGCGGCATCAGCAACCCCCGCGGCGTGCCGTACGACGAGCCCGCCTGCGCCGCGAAGGGCGCGGACATCACCGTGCTCACCCCCGGCGGCCAGACCCGGCGAGCGGCTCCGTGTTTTGACATCCCGACCGTGCCCAACCTGTTGGCGAACGCCGGCGTGAGTTGGAAGGGCTACGGATATTGGGCGATGGGCGCACTGTCCCGTATCTACCGTGACCCGGCCTTGCGTCAGCGGATGGTCGGCGAGGAGCGGTTCGTCGCCGACGTCCGGGCCGGCACGCTCCCGGCCGTCTCCTGGGTCTGGGGTGCGCGCAGCGAACACCCCCCGCAAAGCGTGTGCGACGGCGCGCAGTGGACGGCCGCGCAGGTCAACGCGGTGATGACCAGCGTGTACTGGCCCTCGTCCCTCATCATCATCACCTGGGACGACTGGGGCGGTTGGTATGACCACGTTCCCCCGCCGACGGTCGACCAGTTCGGGTTGGGCTTCCGCGTCCCTACGCTCGTGATTTCGGCGTACGCCCGGAAGGGGTTCGTCTCGCATCGGCAAACGGAGCACGCGTCCGTCCCGAAGACCCTGGAGGTCCTTTTCCACCTCCCGCCCCTTACGGACCGCGACCGAAGGGCCAACGATCTGCTGGACGGTCTCGACTTGGCGCAACCGCCGCGTGCGCCGGTCGTCGTGGCGAAGCGGCCCTGCCCGTAG
- a CDS encoding branched-chain amino acid ABC transporter permease has translation MRGLHIYILVAASVLSLVYGHLLNPYMMHVAIIAMIYGILAGSWSLLSGYIGLYSLGHMAFASVGGYTSALLVQWTGIPIPLGMAAGVALCCALGGLIGWVCLRMSGPYLAIFTLAFAEIIRITFSTEDQVTAGMAGLHTVPIFHTISRLPYFYTAFGLLVFSLAIMGGIVRSRWGLFFRAIREDEQAAAATGVNVALFRILAFAIASGFAGLAGGFYAHYIGILTPSLGALDLMVVVVVMTVIGGMERLPTAVGGAFGVEVLQEVLRAYGQWRLVLFGIILLLTMRFARNGLLTPLWLQFVRLGEVRGAPPVPRDVGREGSRV, from the coding sequence GTGCGGGGACTCCACATCTACATCCTGGTCGCCGCCTCGGTCCTATCGCTGGTGTACGGGCATCTCCTCAACCCGTACATGATGCACGTGGCCATCATTGCCATGATCTATGGGATCCTGGCGGGGAGCTGGTCCCTGCTGTCCGGGTACATCGGGCTGTATTCCCTCGGCCATATGGCGTTCGCCTCCGTGGGCGGGTACACCTCAGCCCTGCTGGTGCAGTGGACCGGCATCCCGATCCCGCTCGGCATGGCCGCAGGCGTGGCCCTCTGCTGCGCCCTGGGGGGCCTGATCGGCTGGGTCTGCCTGAGGATGAGCGGGCCGTACCTCGCGATTTTCACCCTGGCGTTCGCCGAAATCATCCGCATCACGTTCTCGACCGAAGACCAGGTGACCGCCGGCATGGCAGGGTTGCACACGGTGCCGATCTTCCACACCATTTCCCGGCTGCCCTATTTCTACACCGCCTTCGGGCTGCTCGTCTTCTCGCTCGCGATCATGGGGGGCATCGTGCGCTCCCGCTGGGGCCTGTTCTTTAGGGCGATCCGGGAGGACGAGCAGGCGGCGGCGGCGACCGGGGTCAATGTGGCCCTGTTTCGGATTCTGGCGTTTGCGATCGCCAGCGGGTTCGCGGGGCTCGCCGGGGGATTCTACGCCCACTACATCGGCATCCTGACCCCGAGCCTCGGCGCGCTCGATCTGATGGTCGTGGTCGTGGTGATGACCGTGATCGGCGGGATGGAGCGGCTGCCGACCGCCGTGGGCGGTGCGTTCGGGGTGGAGGTGCTGCAGGAGGTCCTGCGGGCGTACGGACAGTGGCGGCTCGTCCTCTTTGGAATCATTCTGCTCCTGACGATGCGCTTCGCCCGGAACGGGCTCTTGACCCCGCTTTGGCTGCAGTTTGTCCGGTTGGGCGAGGTGCGGGGAGCGCCGCCTGTCCCCCGGGACGTCGGTCGGGAAGGGTCTCGCGTATGA
- a CDS encoding Zn-dependent hydrolase — protein MTGDGAAAAAVNGERLWDALMTMAEVGRTPAGGVRRLALSDDDRRGRDLLIGWLRDDGCAVRFDDLGNIYGRYPGTDPNAAPVVCGSHLDTVPTGGRFDGVLGVLGALEAVRALRDARVRMPRPVEVVCWTNEEGARFAPAMLASGVVCGRFTLEEAYAARDADGRSFGDELRRIGYLGSAEHRMPPAAAYVELHVEQGPILEREGAQVGVVDGVEGIAWGWVEVTGRAAHAGPTPLEDRRDALVAASRIVLGLRALAAELPGVRTTAGRIEVSPNTINVVPGVVRVTTDLRSRSPEVLDTAARRLEALCAAVAVGDGVEVRASEFWRSPPTAFHPTVTGAVAASAQELGYSTRRLWAGAGHDAKYVADRYPAGMIFVPSAGGLSHNEAEWTSKDDCARGAAVLLGAVRRLAGAA, from the coding sequence ATGACTGGCGACGGCGCGGCGGCGGCAGCGGTCAACGGCGAGCGGCTCTGGGATGCGCTCATGACGATGGCGGAGGTGGGGCGCACCCCGGCGGGAGGCGTGCGGCGTCTCGCCCTCAGCGATGACGATCGCCGGGGGCGGGACCTCCTCATCGGGTGGCTGCGCGACGACGGGTGCGCGGTACGATTCGACGATCTCGGCAACATCTACGGGCGCTACCCGGGGACGGACCCGAACGCGGCGCCGGTGGTGTGCGGGTCCCACTTGGATACGGTGCCGACCGGAGGTCGGTTCGACGGGGTCCTCGGGGTCCTCGGCGCCCTGGAGGCGGTTCGGGCGCTGCGCGACGCGCGCGTGCGAATGCCGCGCCCGGTGGAGGTCGTCTGCTGGACCAATGAGGAGGGGGCGCGGTTCGCCCCGGCGATGCTCGCCAGCGGGGTCGTGTGCGGACGGTTCACCCTGGAGGAGGCGTACGCGGCCCGCGATGCCGACGGCCGCTCCTTCGGGGACGAACTCCGGCGGATCGGCTACCTCGGGTCCGCCGAGCACCGCATGCCGCCGGCGGCCGCCTACGTGGAACTGCACGTCGAGCAGGGGCCGATCCTGGAACGGGAGGGCGCGCAGGTCGGCGTCGTCGACGGGGTGGAGGGGATCGCCTGGGGGTGGGTGGAGGTGACCGGCCGGGCGGCCCACGCCGGACCGACTCCGCTGGAAGATCGCCGTGATGCGCTGGTCGCGGCGAGCCGCATCGTGCTCGGGCTCCGAGCGCTCGCCGCCGAGTTGCCAGGGGTGCGCACCACCGCGGGCCGGATCGAGGTCAGCCCCAACACGATCAACGTCGTGCCCGGCGTCGTTCGGGTGACGACGGACCTGCGGTCGCGCAGCCCGGAGGTTCTGGACACCGCCGCCCGCCGGCTCGAGGCGCTCTGCGCTGCCGTTGCCGTGGGGGACGGGGTCGAGGTGCGTGCCTCGGAATTCTGGCGAAGCCCTCCCACCGCGTTTCATCCCACCGTGACCGGCGCGGTGGCCGCTTCCGCTCAAGAACTCGGGTACTCGACTCGCCGGCTGTGGGCGGGCGCGGGCCACGACGCGAAGTACGTGGCGGACCGGTATCCCGCCGGGATGATCTTCGTGCCGAGCGCCGGCGGGCTCAGCCACAACGAAGCGGAATGGACGTCGAAGGACGACTGCGCGCGCGGTGCGGCCGTGCTGCTGGGGGCCGTCCGGCGGCTCGCCGGGGCGGCGTGA
- a CDS encoding ABC transporter ATP-binding protein: protein MTDTPALVQGAKLHKRFGGIVAVDAVELAVGEGDLIGLIGPNGSGKTTLINLLTGHLVPETGGVFLRGHRVNGFPAHLFAARGVARTFQLTQLFGRMTVLENMLVPGLTRPRSTWGAVTKRARMYLEFLNLVHLESLYAKNLSGGQQKLLELGRALMLEPTVLFLDEPFAGVHPHLRDELIKRIQELHRSGRTFVVVDHDMESILRIARRLVVMARGRKIADGPPDVVRADQTVLAAYSGL, encoded by the coding sequence ATGACGGACACCCCGGCCCTCGTGCAAGGGGCGAAGCTGCACAAGCGCTTCGGGGGCATTGTGGCCGTCGATGCGGTCGAGCTCGCGGTGGGCGAGGGCGATCTGATTGGGTTGATCGGCCCGAACGGCTCCGGAAAGACCACCCTGATCAACCTGCTCACGGGGCACCTCGTGCCTGAAACCGGCGGGGTCTTCCTCCGCGGCCACCGGGTGAACGGGTTTCCGGCGCATCTCTTTGCGGCGCGCGGCGTGGCGCGAACGTTCCAGTTGACGCAGCTCTTCGGCCGGATGACCGTCCTCGAGAACATGCTCGTCCCCGGCCTGACGCGGCCGCGCTCCACCTGGGGCGCGGTGACGAAGCGCGCGAGGATGTATCTGGAGTTCTTGAACCTCGTGCACCTGGAGAGCCTGTACGCCAAGAATCTTTCCGGGGGCCAGCAGAAACTTCTTGAGCTGGGGCGGGCGCTGATGCTGGAGCCCACCGTGCTCTTCCTCGACGAGCCCTTCGCCGGAGTGCATCCCCACCTGCGCGATGAACTGATCAAGCGAATTCAAGAACTCCATCGGTCGGGACGGACCTTCGTCGTCGTCGACCACGACATGGAATCGATCCTGCGCATCGCGCGGCGGCTGGTCGTGATGGCCCGGGGGCGCAAGATCGCAGACGGGCCGCCCGACGTGGTGCGGGCGGATCAGACCGTGCTCGCCGCGTACTCGGGACTGTAG
- a CDS encoding alkaline phosphatase family protein, producing MRSRVVLLGIDGCPLQLISPSVTPCLWGFRPTGALTLEGRAPLPSSTYPCFGALLTGCAPDRHTVRTTASHPGAVPGWAGGATVAVPTLLDACRAGGLGAAAVLGDHLLLAVLRAETAYRHWPPGGRVPSGTPRDAHDYPTNEAVRPHLLEAAVDLRCALLFGQLNEGDTLGHDLGPDDPATRACYARADAIVGEVLEVLRPRWTDTVVIAVSDHGMEARTERPPIDLLSMPKISALVVDAVGDGGAAVVRLRDGVTPQDAGRALLEVPGIAGWSGGGDGTIVAEAHGGWIFCAPRLPARGYHGGPATARTFAAVTGGHPAVAAIARAVAGRSPHLVDWAPTIARVLGVDLSAVDGRSLLDA from the coding sequence ATGCGATCGCGGGTCGTGCTGCTTGGGATCGACGGCTGCCCTCTTCAGCTGATCTCTCCGTCCGTCACCCCCTGCCTGTGGGGATTTCGTCCGACGGGCGCGCTCACGCTTGAGGGACGGGCCCCGCTGCCCTCGTCGACGTACCCCTGCTTCGGCGCCCTGCTCACCGGGTGCGCGCCCGATCGTCATACCGTCAGGACGACCGCCTCGCATCCGGGGGCGGTGCCCGGATGGGCCGGCGGGGCAACCGTCGCCGTGCCGACCCTGCTCGACGCGTGTCGGGCGGGCGGCCTGGGGGCCGCGGCGGTCCTGGGGGATCATCTGCTGCTCGCCGTGCTGAGGGCGGAGACCGCGTATCGCCATTGGCCCCCCGGGGGGCGCGTGCCTTCGGGGACCCCCCGTGACGCCCACGACTATCCGACCAATGAGGCGGTCCGGCCCCACCTGCTGGAGGCCGCCGTCGATCTGCGCTGCGCGCTCCTCTTCGGCCAACTCAACGAGGGCGATACGCTCGGCCACGACCTGGGGCCCGATGATCCCGCCACCCGTGCGTGTTACGCGCGGGCCGACGCCATCGTCGGCGAGGTCCTGGAGGTCCTGCGGCCGCGCTGGACGGACACCGTGGTGATCGCCGTCTCCGATCACGGCATGGAGGCCCGGACGGAACGGCCGCCGATCGACCTGCTGTCGATGCCCAAGATCTCCGCCCTCGTCGTGGACGCGGTGGGCGACGGGGGAGCGGCGGTCGTGCGGCTGCGCGATGGGGTCACCCCGCAGGACGCGGGGAGAGCTCTGCTGGAGGTCCCGGGGATCGCCGGGTGGAGCGGGGGAGGCGACGGCACGATCGTGGCCGAGGCCCACGGCGGATGGATCTTCTGCGCCCCCCGGCTTCCGGCGAGAGGATACCACGGCGGGCCGGCCACCGCCCGCACCTTCGCCGCGGTGACGGGTGGGCATCCGGCGGTTGCGGCGATTGCCCGGGCGGTCGCCGGCCGGTCCCCCCACTTGGTCGACTGGGCGCCCACGATCGCCCGCGTCCTCGGCGTTGATCTCTCCGCGGTCGACGGCCGGTCGCTGCTGGATGCGTGA
- a CDS encoding branched-chain amino acid ABC transporter permease produces the protein MDYLFIQATNGVIIGIIYALIAVGVTLIFSILKIVNFAHGDLYMLGGYCAYYVITLLGVPPLLALPVSMAAIFTFGIILERSLLTPLYSERTERKDEYGVIVTFGVAFALRNLALIVFGPFPLRPPSFVTGIQRVGNLIVTNDRVFAGGVGLLLLFALLYFMNRTIWGQALDAVSQSRDAAAIVGINPGRFNSLAYAVGAALAAAAGALIAPIFSLAPDMGALPNVQAYVIVILGGMGSVLGSIIAGIVLGESEGLFTAFFPDPTRALAYTNAFGVLVLMIVLIVRPTGLFGRRHTRME, from the coding sequence ATGGACTACCTGTTTATCCAGGCCACCAACGGCGTGATCATCGGGATCATCTATGCGCTGATCGCCGTCGGGGTGACGTTGATCTTCTCCATTCTGAAGATCGTCAACTTCGCACACGGCGACCTCTACATGCTCGGCGGTTACTGCGCCTACTACGTGATCACGCTCCTGGGCGTGCCTCCGCTGCTCGCGCTCCCGGTGTCGATGGCGGCGATCTTCACGTTCGGGATCATCCTGGAACGGTCGTTGCTCACTCCTCTCTACAGCGAACGCACGGAACGGAAGGACGAATACGGGGTGATTGTCACCTTTGGCGTCGCGTTCGCTCTGCGCAACCTCGCCCTCATCGTGTTCGGCCCGTTCCCGCTCAGGCCGCCGTCGTTCGTCACGGGGATCCAGCGCGTCGGCAATCTGATCGTGACGAATGACCGGGTGTTCGCGGGAGGGGTGGGGCTGCTGCTGCTCTTCGCGCTCCTCTACTTCATGAACCGGACGATCTGGGGGCAGGCGCTGGACGCCGTCAGCCAGTCTCGGGACGCCGCGGCGATTGTGGGGATCAATCCGGGGCGCTTCAACTCGCTGGCGTATGCCGTCGGCGCCGCACTCGCCGCGGCCGCGGGGGCCCTGATCGCCCCGATCTTCTCGCTGGCCCCGGACATGGGGGCGCTGCCCAACGTTCAGGCGTACGTGATCGTGATCCTGGGGGGAATGGGCTCGGTGCTCGGCAGCATCATCGCCGGGATCGTCCTCGGCGAGTCCGAGGGCCTCTTCACCGCGTTCTTTCCCGACCCGACCCGTGCGCTGGCCTACACGAACGCGTTCGGGGTGCTGGTGCTCATGATCGTGCTGATCGTTCGCCCGACGGGCCTGTTCGGCCGGCGCCACACCCGGATGGAGTAG